Proteins co-encoded in one Erinaceus europaeus chromosome 2, mEriEur2.1, whole genome shotgun sequence genomic window:
- the SLC17A7 gene encoding vesicular glutamate transporter 1, which produces MEFRQEEFRKLAGRALGRLHRLLEKRQEGAETLELSADGRPVTTQTRDPPVVDCTCFGLPRRYIIAIMSGLGFCISFGIRCNLGVAIVSMVNNSTTHRGGHVVVQKAQFNWDPETVGLIHGSFFWGYIVTQIPGGFICQKFAANRVFGFAIVATSTLNMLIPSAARVHYGCVIFVRILQGLVEGVTYPACHGIWSKWAPPLERSRLATTAFCGSYAGAVVAMPLAGVLVQYSGWSSVFYVYGSFGIFWYLFWLLVSYESPALHPSISEEERKYIEDAIGESAKLMNPVTKFNTPWRRFFTSMPVYAIIVANFCRSWTFYLLLISQPAYFEEVFGFEISKVGLVSALPHLVMTIIVPIGGQIADFLRSRRIMSTTNVRKLMNCGGFGMEATLLLVVGYSHSKGVAISFLVLAVGFSGFAISGFNVNHLDIAPRYASILMGISNGVGTLSGMVCPIIVGAMTKHKTREEWQYVFLIASLVHYGGVIFYGVFASGEKQPWAEPEEMSEEKCGFVGHDQLAGSEDSEMEDEAEPPGAPPAPPPSYGATRSTVQPPRPPPPVRDY; this is translated from the exons ATGGAGTTCCGCCAAGAGGAGTTTCGGAAGCTGGCGGGGCGCGCCCTGGGGCGGCTGCACCg CCTTCTGGAGAAGCGACAGGAAGGTGCAGAGACTCTGGAGTTGAGTGCGGACGGGCGCCCGGTGACCACCCAGACTCGGGACCCGCCGGTGGTGGACTGCACCTGCTTCGGCCTCCCTCGCCGTTACATCATCGCCATCATGAGCGGCCTGGGATTCTGCATCAGCTTCGGCATCCGCTGCAACTTAGGCGTAGCCATCGTGTCCATGGTCAACAACAGCACCACCCACCGcgggggccacgtggtggtgcag AAAGCTCAGTTCAACTGGGATCCAGAGACTGTCGGCCTCATCCACGGCTCCTTTTTCTGGGGTTACATTGTCACCCAAATTCCCGGGGGATTTATCTGCCAAAAATTCGCAGCTAAcag GGTTTTCGGTTTTGCAATTGTGGCAACATCCACTCTCAACATGCTGATCCCCTCCGCTGCCCGGGTCCACTACGGCTGCGTCATCTTCGTGAGGATCCTGCAGGGGTTGGTAGAG GGGGTCACGTACCCCGCCTGCCACGGGATCTGGAgcaagtgggccccacccttagAGCGGAGCCGCCTGGCGACGACAGCATTTTGCG gttcCTATGCTGGGGCGGTGGTCGCGATGCCCCTGGCCGGGGTCCTGGTGCAGTACTCGGGATGGAGCTCGGTGTTCTACGTCTACG GCAGCTTCGGGATCTTCTGGTACCTGTTCTGGCTGCTCGTGTCCTACGAGTCCCCGGCGCTGCACCCCAGCATTTCGGAGGAGGAACGCAAGTACATCGAGGACGCCATCGGCGAGAGTGCCAAACTCATGAACCCCGTCACG AAGTTCAACACCCCCTGGCGGCGCTTCTTCACGTCTATGCCGGTCTACGCCATCATCGTGGCCAACTTCTGCCGCAGCTGGACCTTCTACCTGCTGCTCATCTCGCAGCCCGCCTACTTCGAGGAGGTGTTTGGCTTTGAGATCAGCAAG GTGGGCCTGGTTTCGGCGCTGCCGCACCTGGTCATGACCATCATCGTGCCCATCGGCGGCCAGATCGCCGACTTCCTGCGCAGTCGCCGCATCATGTCCACCACCAACGTGCGCAAGCTCATGAACTGCGGGG GCTTCGGCATGGAAGCCACGCTGCTGCTGGTGGTCGGCTACTCGCACTCCAAGGGCGTGGCCATCTCCTTCCTGGTCCTGGCTGTGGGCTTCAGCGGCTTTGCCATCTCCG GGTTCAACGTGAACCACCTGGACATCGCCCCGCGCTACGCCAGCATCCTCATGGGCATCTCCAACGGCGTGGGCACACTGTCAGGCATGGTCTGCCCCATCATCGTGGGCGCCATGACCAAGCACAAG ACCCGGGAGGAGTGGCAGTACGTGTTCCTGATCGCCTCCCTGGTTCACTATGGGGGCGTCATCTTCTACGGGGTCTTTGCTTCCGGGGAGAAGCAGCCGTGGGCGGAGCCCGAGGAGATGAGCGAGGAGAAGTGTGGCTTCGTGGGCCACGACCAGCTGGCTGGCAGTGAGGACAGCGAGATGGAGGACGAGGCGGAGCCCCCGGGAGCGCCCCCTGCACCGCCGCCCTCCTACGGAGCCACCCGCAGCACAGTTCAGCCCCCGCGGCCCCCGCCCCCAGTCCGGGACTACTGA
- the PIH1D1 gene encoding PIH1 domain-containing protein 1, producing MADPSLLGAETAAFEELLLQASKELQQAQTGRPDSTQIQPQPGFCVKTNSSEGKVFINICHSPSIPPPADLTEDELLQMLEEDQAGFRIPMSLGEPHAELDAKGQGCTAYDVAVNSDFYRRMQNSDFLRELVITIAREGLEDKYGLQLNPEWRLLKNRPFLGSISQQNIRSQRRPRIQELGSLSAPDGPSAEQGPETPRLHLWLEAPDLLLAEVELPKLDGAQGLSLEIGEDRLLLGGPQPRYRLDAHLPLRINCHRCKAAFHRRRKQLLVSMPLLSAPS from the exons atggcGGATCCGTCGCTGCTGGGCGCCGAGACGGCGGCTTTCGAGGAACTGCTGCTGCAG GCCTCCAAAGAGCTCCAGCAAGCCCAGACAGGCCGACCAGATTCCACACAGATCCAGCCCCAGCctg GTTTCTGCGTTAAGACCAACTCATCAGAAGGGAAGGTTTTTATCAACATTTGCCACTCGCCCTCCATCCCACCCCCGGCCGACCTGACCGAGGACGAGCTGCTTCAGATGCTGGAGGAGGACCAAGCTGGCTTCCGCATCCCCATGAGCCTGGGGGAGCCTCACGCCGAACTGGATGCCA AAGGCCAGGGCTGCACCGCCTACGACGTTGCTGTCAACAGCGACTTCTACCGCAGGatgcag AACAGTGATTTCTTGCGGGAGCTGGTGATCACCATCGCCAGGGAAGGCCTTGAAGACAAATACGGCCTGCAGCTGAATCCAG AGTGGCGCCTGCTGAAGAACCGGCCGTTCCTGGGCTCCATCTCGCAGCAGAACATCCGCTCCCAGCGGCGCCCTCGGATCCAGGAGCTGGGGAGCCTGTCGGCGCCCGACGGCCCGAGCGCGGAGCAAGG CCCCGAGACGCCTCGCCTGCACCTCTGGCTGGAAGCCCCCGACCTGCTCCTGGCGGAGGTCGAGCTCCCCAAGCTG GACGGAGCTCAGGGGCTGTCGCTGGAGATCGGGGAGGACCGCCTGCTGCTGGGGGGACCCCAGCCACGGTACCGGCTCGACGCCCACCTCCCTCTGCGGATCAACTGCCACCGGTGCAAGGCAGCCTTCCATCGGAGGAGAAAG CAATTACTGGTGTCTATGCCCCTTCTGTCCGCACCCTCCTGA